In Ostrea edulis chromosome 6, xbOstEdul1.1, whole genome shotgun sequence, a single window of DNA contains:
- the LOC125682946 gene encoding uncharacterized protein LOC125682946, producing the protein MKLAVPPIIVLYGFITVSIASWSKAKIAMDYKDTENLEKTQKIRSNCEEAFSSQIFHCIQPFSRKVKQYTHIKPENPFVYQIFIKHACRKYKKMLLCVHTYLTNCPTTSSYTTVQKSLDQSWVPVVNQMCNINTNSSKDIIESKTDQTLGTKTVSASTQNPLPYLIHNDLPIEGDKFPPPIGKKPQDSISVITFLDRIVLPELVMDSGVPTTLNSKDKLFSDISQKSVSKDFSSSVRGRGILHWLYIVIGNTNSDNKVQYLMDSNRAYNYANEAVSMSQNSSASHLTLSAIGIWQVLVTLMILCL; encoded by the exons ATGAAGCTGGCTGTACCTCCAATCATCGTTCTATATGGATTTATAACAGTGAGCATAGCCTCTTGGAGTAAGGCAAAAATTGCAATGGATTACAAAGACACAGAAAACTTGGAAAAGACACAGAAAATTCGTTCCAACTGTGAAGAGGCTTTTTCATCTCAGATTTTCCACTGCATCCAACCATTTTCTCGTAAAGTCAAACAATACACACACATCAAACCAGAAAATCCTTTTGTTTACCAAATTTTCATCAAGCATGCTTGCAG gaAATACAAGAAGATGTTGCTATGTGTCCATACATATCTGACCAACTGTCCAACAACATCCAGTTATACCACTGTCCAAAAAAGCCTTGACCAGTCCTGGGTTCCTGTGGTCAATCAAATGTGTAATATTAACACAAACTCCTCTAAAGACATAATCGAATCAAAGACAGACCAAACACTTGGAACAAAAACAGTTAGTGCCTCTACGCAAAACCCCCTTCCGTATTTAATACACAATGACTTACCAATAGAGGGAGACAAATTCCCTCCACCCATCGGCAAAAAACCCCAGGACAGTATTAGTGTTATCACATTCTTGGATAGAATAGTCTTGCCAGAATTAGTTATGGACTCAGGAGTACCTACTACTTTAAATTCCAAAGACAAACTTTTCAGTGACATTTCTCAGAAATCAGTATCCAAGGACTTCTCCAGCTCAGTGAGGGGGAGGGGTATCCTACACTGGCTGTATATAGTGATTGGGAATACAAACTCTGACAACAAAGTTCAGTACCTCATGGATTCCAACAGGGCTTATAACTACGCAAATGAGGCAGTTTCTATGTCCCAGAATTCCTCTGCCAGTCACCTGACACTCAGTGCAATTGGTATCTGGCAGGTGCTTGTGACTCTGATGATTCTCTGTCTCTGA